A genomic region of Salinibacterium sp. NK8237 contains the following coding sequences:
- a CDS encoding type IIA DNA topoisomerase subunit B — translation MASSDYSARHLSVLEGLEAVRKRPGMYIGSTDSRGLMHCLWEIIDNSVDEALDGHGSEISVILHADESVEVRDKARGIPVDVEPKTGLTGVEVVFTKLHAGGKFGSGSYAASGGLHGVGASVVNALSERLDVEVDRNGKTYAMSFHRGEPGTFADKGEPTPDAPFSPYVSGSELRVIGKVPKERTGTRVRYWADRQIFTKGASFQSDGLIDRLRQTAFLVPNLTLNVTDERGDEPRHESFAFEGGISEFVEHLAVDPPITDIWRLTGSGGFTESVPVLQDNGHMVSTEVSRDCVVDVALRWGTGYDTVVKSFVNIIATPKGGTHLAGFEQSLLKFLRAETEKNSRRLKLGNDKLDKDDVLAGLTVVLTVRVPEPQFEGQTKEILGTPAVRAIVAKVVATALSERFTSTKRDDKSQAALVLDKVVAEMKSRISARAHKETQRRKNALESSSLPAKLVDCRSNDVANSELFIVEGDSALGTAKLGRDSEYQALLPIRGKILNVQKASISDMLSNAECASIIQVIGAGSGRSFDLSTARYGKVIIMADADVDGAHIRTLLLTLFFRYMPDMIRDGRVYAAVPPLHRVVVMNPGSKPNETIYTYSEKELNGVLAGLKKSGKRYQDPIQRYKGLGEMDADQLATTTMDRNNRVLRRVNISDAESAGTVFELLMGNEVAPRKEFIIQGQGLDRDRIDI, via the coding sequence ATGGCGAGCTCTGACTACTCAGCCCGTCACCTGTCCGTACTCGAAGGGCTTGAAGCCGTTCGTAAACGTCCGGGTATGTACATCGGTTCTACCGACTCTCGCGGGCTCATGCATTGCCTGTGGGAGATCATCGACAACTCGGTTGATGAGGCGCTTGACGGGCACGGTTCGGAGATCAGTGTCATCCTGCACGCCGACGAGAGCGTCGAGGTTCGCGACAAGGCCCGTGGCATCCCCGTCGATGTCGAGCCCAAGACGGGTCTCACCGGAGTCGAAGTGGTGTTCACCAAGCTACACGCGGGTGGAAAGTTTGGCTCGGGATCCTATGCCGCGTCGGGTGGACTCCACGGCGTAGGAGCTTCAGTTGTAAACGCGCTCTCGGAGCGTCTCGACGTCGAGGTTGACCGCAACGGCAAAACATACGCGATGTCCTTTCATCGCGGCGAGCCAGGAACTTTCGCCGATAAGGGGGAGCCGACTCCGGATGCTCCCTTCAGCCCGTACGTGTCGGGCAGTGAACTGCGCGTAATCGGCAAGGTGCCCAAGGAGCGCACCGGTACACGTGTTCGGTATTGGGCTGACCGCCAAATCTTCACCAAGGGTGCGAGTTTTCAATCCGACGGGCTTATTGACCGTCTGCGTCAGACCGCGTTCTTGGTGCCCAACCTCACGCTGAACGTGACGGACGAGCGTGGCGATGAGCCGCGCCACGAATCGTTCGCCTTTGAGGGTGGTATCTCTGAGTTCGTCGAGCACCTGGCCGTCGATCCGCCCATCACCGACATTTGGCGCCTCACCGGATCCGGCGGATTCACTGAGAGCGTTCCGGTACTGCAAGACAACGGCCACATGGTTTCCACCGAGGTTTCCCGCGACTGTGTCGTGGATGTTGCACTGCGTTGGGGCACCGGCTACGACACCGTGGTCAAAAGCTTCGTCAACATTATTGCCACGCCCAAGGGCGGAACGCACCTCGCAGGGTTCGAACAAAGCCTGCTCAAGTTCCTGCGCGCTGAGACAGAGAAGAACTCGCGCCGACTGAAGCTGGGTAACGACAAGCTGGACAAGGACGATGTGCTTGCGGGCCTCACGGTTGTGCTGACCGTTCGCGTTCCGGAGCCTCAATTCGAGGGTCAGACCAAGGAGATCTTGGGGACGCCAGCGGTGCGTGCGATTGTGGCCAAGGTCGTAGCGACCGCGCTCTCGGAGCGCTTCACGTCAACCAAACGCGATGACAAGTCGCAAGCGGCGCTCGTGCTCGACAAGGTCGTCGCCGAAATGAAGTCGCGGATTTCTGCCCGTGCTCACAAGGAAACGCAGCGTCGCAAGAACGCACTCGAAAGTTCGAGCCTTCCCGCGAAGCTGGTCGATTGCCGCTCCAACGACGTGGCGAACAGCGAATTGTTCATCGTCGAGGGAGACTCGGCTCTCGGTACGGCAAAGCTCGGCCGCGATAGCGAGTACCAAGCTCTTTTGCCGATTCGAGGCAAGATCCTCAACGTTCAGAAGGCATCCATCAGCGACATGCTGTCAAATGCGGAGTGCGCGTCGATCATCCAAGTCATCGGCGCCGGTTCAGGGCGTAGTTTCGATTTGTCGACAGCACGGTACGGCAAGGTCATCATCATGGCTGATGCTGACGTCGACGGTGCCCATATCCGCACGTTGCTGCTCACGCTCTTCTTCCGGTACATGCCTGACATGATTCGTGACGGCCGTGTATATGCCGCAGTGCCACCGTTGCATCGGGTCGTCGTCATGAACCCTGGCTCGAAGCCCAACGAGACTATTTACACCTATTCCGAAAAGGAACTCAACGGCGTGCTTGCCGGGCTCAAGAAGTCGGGCAAGCGCTATCAAGATCCGATCCAGCGCTACAAGGGCCTCGGAGAGATGGACGCTGACCAATTGGCAACCACCACAATGGATCGCAACAACCGTGTACTCCGCCGCGTGAATATTTCGGATGCCGAAAGCGCCGGAACAGTGTTCGAACTGCTGATGGGCAACGAGGTTGCGCCGCGCAAGGAGTTCATCATTCAGGGTCAGGGTCTCGACCGCGACCGCATCGACATTTAG
- a CDS encoding proteasome assembly chaperone family protein has translation MRDPAGLYDIATDVAGVPRGLPLVAGLTGFADAGGAVSQVSQYLLDTLERTVVASFDNDALLDYRARRPMIYFDQDHLSDYRPAKLALYLAKDELGQPFLLLTGYEPDFQWERFSAAVLRLISKLEVKSTTWLSSIPMPVPHTRSIGVTVSGNRSELIDSLSVWKPHTQVPANAMHVIEYRLQELEHPVAGFVLLIPHYLADTEWPTAAVTALESVSAATGLIFPTDRLREEGREFVAKIDGQVESNQELARLVGTLEERHDNYMEENPMRSPLTDEAGELPSADEIAAELQKFLAIKRAGDADGTSDLPL, from the coding sequence ATGCGAGATCCAGCCGGTTTATATGACATCGCCACCGATGTTGCTGGGGTACCGCGCGGTCTCCCTCTTGTAGCGGGACTCACGGGATTTGCGGATGCTGGTGGTGCCGTCAGTCAAGTAAGCCAATACCTCCTCGATACTCTTGAGCGCACCGTCGTCGCATCCTTCGACAATGACGCTCTTCTGGATTACCGAGCACGTCGTCCTATGATCTATTTCGATCAGGATCACTTGAGCGACTACCGACCCGCAAAGCTTGCGCTCTATCTGGCCAAAGACGAGTTGGGGCAACCTTTCTTGCTTCTCACGGGGTACGAACCTGATTTCCAATGGGAACGCTTCTCGGCGGCAGTCTTGAGGCTCATCTCGAAGCTCGAGGTCAAGTCGACAACGTGGCTCAGCTCCATCCCGATGCCGGTGCCGCACACTCGCAGCATCGGAGTGACCGTGAGCGGAAATCGATCGGAACTCATCGACTCGCTCTCCGTCTGGAAGCCACACACCCAGGTGCCTGCCAACGCAATGCACGTGATCGAGTACCGTTTGCAGGAGCTCGAGCATCCTGTTGCGGGTTTCGTCCTCCTGATTCCGCATTACCTCGCTGATACCGAATGGCCTACTGCTGCTGTCACCGCACTCGAGAGTGTGAGCGCCGCAACCGGGCTTATCTTCCCCACTGACCGTCTTCGCGAAGAAGGTCGGGAATTCGTGGCGAAGATCGATGGGCAAGTTGAGAGCAATCAAGAACTAGCTCGCCTCGTAGGAACGCTGGAAGAGCGTCACGACAACTACATGGAGGAAAACCCCATGCGGTCGCCGTTGACCGACGAAGCCGGCGAATTGCCCTCGGCAGACGAAATTGCCGCGGAGTTGCAGAAGTTCCTCGCTATCAAGAGAGCTGGCGACGCCGACGGCACGTCTGATCTTCCTTTGTAG
- a CDS encoding coenzyme F420-0:L-glutamate ligase, with protein MGAEANTGKSLTVEVDGAVYERLPIKTRLVVREDDIVQVVSEYAADVVQDGDLLFVTEKIVGITQGRAYPISEVEPRKLATFLSKYVTKTSHGIGLGMPETMEMALRECGTPRILFAAAVAAVTKLVGRRGDFYRIAGPKARAIDGPTKNTIPPYNSHVVLGPARPDGVAQDIKTALGHDIEVLVVDINDFGGNILGSTSNKATSELALKVLKDNPLGQDHQSTPLGVIRRA; from the coding sequence ATGGGTGCTGAAGCGAACACGGGAAAGAGTCTCACCGTCGAGGTTGATGGAGCCGTCTATGAACGGCTTCCCATCAAGACTCGGTTGGTGGTTCGTGAAGACGACATCGTTCAGGTCGTGTCGGAGTACGCAGCGGATGTCGTGCAGGATGGCGATCTTCTCTTTGTGACCGAAAAGATTGTAGGAATCACTCAGGGGCGGGCATACCCGATCTCTGAGGTGGAGCCGCGCAAGCTTGCCACGTTCCTTTCGAAGTACGTCACGAAGACGTCGCACGGCATCGGTTTGGGCATGCCCGAAACGATGGAGATGGCGTTGCGGGAGTGCGGTACGCCGCGCATCCTGTTCGCTGCTGCTGTCGCAGCGGTGACGAAGCTTGTGGGGCGCCGTGGCGACTTCTATCGCATTGCCGGGCCCAAGGCTCGTGCGATCGATGGTCCGACGAAGAACACGATTCCGCCGTATAACTCGCACGTCGTGCTCGGCCCGGCCCGTCCAGACGGCGTGGCTCAGGATATCAAGACCGCACTCGGCCACGACATTGAGGTTCTCGTTGTCGACATTAACGACTTCGGCGGCAACATTCTGGGGTCGACGTCAAACAAGGCCACCAGCGAGCTCGCGCTGAAAGTATTGAAAGACAACCCTCTGGGGCAAGATCACCAAAGTACACCGCTTGGCGTCATCCGTCGGGCTTAG
- a CDS encoding sugar-transfer associated ATP-grasp domain-containing protein codes for MKRIRHYVSRLISLDVSNMLAVARAISKRSGTPVIAILLDMVWCSLVYQAGYLDYEEFEFNVLSRAERRTWITSGNANSIVVKYNQREYRERFYDKPTFNTTFDKWLGRAWLDLRIASEADFVEFVAHHDPIMVKVVDSMSGAGIEKHDGDDLADAHALYRELMDKRQFLVEAFLKQHPGMSALCPTSVNSLRMITFFDGTDVHVMEAVLRMGNGADVDNYGRGGMYTVLDEKTGIANYGAFDKYANTFTVHPQTGTPIVGFQVPLYDEALAMLDTVSRIIPEIPYVGWDVAITPNGPAIIEGNYNTGVFQMKPSLTGIKTGLLPKFREVIDF; via the coding sequence GTGAAGCGCATCCGGCACTACGTGTCGCGACTTATCTCGCTCGACGTATCAAACATGCTCGCCGTCGCGCGAGCAATCAGTAAACGCAGTGGTACGCCCGTGATTGCGATCCTGCTCGACATGGTGTGGTGTTCCCTTGTCTACCAAGCGGGCTATCTCGACTATGAAGAGTTCGAGTTCAACGTTCTCAGTCGTGCTGAACGCCGCACATGGATTACGAGCGGCAACGCCAATTCCATCGTTGTGAAGTACAACCAGCGCGAGTACCGCGAACGTTTCTACGATAAACCGACGTTCAACACCACTTTCGACAAATGGCTCGGTCGAGCTTGGCTCGACTTGAGAATCGCTTCCGAAGCCGACTTCGTCGAGTTCGTCGCGCACCATGACCCCATCATGGTGAAGGTTGTCGACAGTATGAGCGGCGCCGGCATCGAAAAGCACGACGGCGACGATCTCGCTGACGCGCATGCCCTGTACCGAGAGCTCATGGACAAGCGCCAGTTCCTGGTCGAAGCGTTTCTCAAGCAGCACCCCGGGATGTCTGCACTCTGCCCCACCAGCGTGAACTCGTTGCGGATGATCACCTTTTTCGATGGCACCGACGTGCACGTGATGGAAGCCGTGCTGCGAATGGGCAATGGCGCCGACGTTGACAACTATGGTCGTGGTGGAATGTACACCGTGCTCGACGAAAAGACCGGAATTGCGAACTACGGCGCCTTCGACAAATACGCCAACACTTTCACGGTGCACCCACAGACCGGCACTCCGATCGTCGGGTTTCAGGTTCCGCTATACGACGAGGCGCTTGCCATGCTCGACACGGTCAGCCGCATCATCCCAGAAATCCCCTATGTCGGATGGGACGTCGCGATTACGCCAAACGGGCCGGCGATCATCGAGGGCAACTACAACACGGGCGTCTTTCAGATGAAGCCAAGCCTCACTGGAATCAAGACAGGCCTGTTGCCCAAGTTCCGCGAAGTCATCGACTTCTAG
- a CDS encoding leucyl aminopeptidase, whose protein sequence is MTVATLHLSTAPASEVESDVLVIGVVKTDTGPKLVDTSSQLTSFEQALNLIGATGAADELHRIPATGITAPAVAFIGLGDATPTVETLRYAAGSAARQLRGAPHITLSLGAKSSDETLAVLEGAAIGAYSYDAYRSTAPEASKKLASDITVLSPIEDAALIERAKVIAYATHVTRDMVNEAPKELYPATFADRATELASLDNVEVEVYAEKELEEGGFGGILGVGQGSTRGPRLVKISYTPADAAKHLALVGKGITFDSGGLSLKPGLGMIGMKFDMSGAATVMAVVEACAKLGTNVRLTAWLCLAENMPSGSAIRPNDVLTIRGGKTVEVLNTDAEGRLVMADGLVAASEENPDAIVDIATLTGAAVVALGNRYAGAMGDRDFVNQVVAVADRVGEPFWAMPISPELRPLLASDIADIANIKPGNTAGGMLIAAAFLKDFVGKRPESTETIPWAHIDIAGPSDNRGGGWGYVGKGATGIGVRTLIELAEEFSRP, encoded by the coding sequence ATGACCGTTGCTACGTTGCACTTGTCCACCGCGCCCGCCTCCGAAGTTGAATCCGATGTTCTCGTTATCGGGGTGGTGAAAACCGACACCGGGCCGAAGCTCGTGGACACGTCGTCGCAACTTACATCATTCGAGCAAGCACTGAATCTTATTGGCGCGACAGGTGCTGCTGACGAGCTTCACCGCATTCCCGCGACTGGAATCACTGCTCCAGCAGTTGCGTTCATCGGTCTAGGAGATGCCACCCCGACCGTCGAAACGTTGCGTTATGCCGCCGGTTCCGCCGCTCGCCAACTGCGCGGTGCGCCGCACATCACTCTTTCCCTTGGAGCCAAGTCGAGTGATGAAACGCTCGCGGTTCTCGAAGGCGCAGCTATTGGCGCCTACTCGTACGACGCTTACCGTTCTACCGCTCCCGAAGCCAGCAAGAAGCTCGCTAGTGACATCACCGTTCTCAGCCCAATTGAGGATGCGGCACTCATCGAGCGAGCAAAGGTGATCGCCTACGCCACCCACGTCACGCGTGACATGGTCAATGAGGCGCCAAAGGAGCTCTACCCCGCTACCTTCGCCGACCGCGCGACCGAACTCGCATCGCTCGACAACGTTGAGGTCGAGGTGTACGCGGAGAAGGAACTCGAAGAGGGCGGCTTCGGCGGCATCCTCGGCGTCGGCCAAGGCTCCACTCGCGGTCCTCGCCTCGTCAAGATCAGCTACACGCCCGCTGATGCCGCCAAGCATCTTGCTCTGGTCGGTAAAGGAATCACCTTCGATTCGGGTGGACTGTCGCTCAAGCCGGGTCTCGGCATGATCGGTATGAAGTTCGACATGAGCGGAGCGGCCACCGTAATGGCGGTTGTTGAAGCATGTGCCAAGCTCGGCACGAACGTGCGGTTGACCGCGTGGCTCTGCCTCGCAGAGAACATGCCGTCTGGCAGCGCAATTCGCCCGAATGACGTATTGACGATCCGCGGCGGCAAGACCGTTGAAGTCCTCAATACGGATGCCGAGGGACGACTCGTCATGGCGGACGGCCTAGTCGCTGCCAGCGAAGAGAACCCCGATGCCATAGTGGACATTGCGACCCTTACCGGTGCCGCCGTTGTGGCTCTGGGCAACCGTTACGCGGGCGCAATGGGCGACAGAGACTTCGTCAACCAGGTAGTGGCGGTTGCAGACCGTGTTGGAGAGCCTTTCTGGGCGATGCCGATCAGCCCTGAGCTCCGGCCGCTGCTCGCCTCTGATATCGCAGACATCGCCAACATTAAGCCGGGCAATACTGCCGGGGGCATGCTCATTGCGGCCGCATTCCTGAAAGATTTTGTGGGAAAACGCCCAGAAAGCACTGAAACGATCCCATGGGCTCACATCGATATCGCTGGCCCATCAGACAACCGCGGCGGAGGATGGGGCTACGTCGGCAAGGGAGCCACAGGAATCGGTGTTCGAACACTCATTGAACTGGCCGAGGAATTTTCTCGTCCGTAG
- a CDS encoding DNA topoisomerase (ATP-hydrolyzing) subunit A: MATPTKPTPDSPAGERIEDIDVTTEMQGSFLEYAYSVIYSRALPDARDGLKPVQRRILYQMSEMGLRPEKGHVKSSRVVGDVMGKLHPHGDASIYDAMVRLTQSFILRVPLIDGHGNFGSLDDGPAAPRYTEARLQASAIAMTDDLDEDVVDFVPNYDNSTTQPEVLPAAFPNLLVNGASGIAVGMATNMAPHNLVEVVGAARHLLAHPDATLEELMQFVPGPDLPTGGRIIGLSGVKDAYANGRGAFKTRATVAVESITARKMGLVVTELPYLVGPERVIEKIKDGVNNKKIVGISDVTDLTDRNHGLRLVIGIKTGFSPDAVLEQLYRLTPLEDNFSINAVTLVDGRPQTLGLKALLEVFLKHRLQVVTRRSKFRLARHLERLHLVEGLLIAIVDIDEVIQVIRQSDDSDQARTRLREVFDLSELQAEYILELRLRRLTKFSRIELEAEAEKLRAEIARLQALLADDTLIRALVGNELDAVAEKFGTPRRTLLTEAPASIATTSRAAARKNQPVLEIADEPCLVLLSTTGRIIRVGISEGDTVLAGSRRSKHDAIRSRVTTTSRTEIGAITNRGRLIRFTAIDLPNVPTSSVQLGAGAKISEYLTLDKKERVLAIVSLESDQPIALATRQGTVKRVTPGVWPSKPDFEIISLKPGDELVGAAHSADDAELTFVTSDTQLLHFAASAVRPQGLSAGGMAGVRVNAGAEVIFFDALDADSENVAVTISGSSVTIPGTDPGRVKLSEFSQFPAKGRGTGGVRAHSLLKGEDVLTLAWVGAVPATAVGLDGAVRQLPTERTKRDGSGIPLDSVIGSIGTTP, translated from the coding sequence ATGGCTACTCCCACTAAACCCACCCCAGACTCCCCTGCCGGCGAACGCATTGAAGACATCGATGTCACGACCGAGATGCAGGGCTCATTTTTGGAGTACGCGTACTCCGTCATCTATTCGCGCGCACTCCCCGATGCCCGCGACGGCCTAAAACCCGTTCAACGTCGCATTCTTTACCAGATGAGCGAAATGGGACTGCGGCCCGAAAAGGGTCACGTCAAGTCTTCGCGCGTGGTCGGCGACGTTATGGGAAAGCTTCACCCCCACGGTGATGCCTCCATTTACGACGCCATGGTGCGCCTGACTCAGAGTTTCATCCTGCGGGTGCCGCTCATCGACGGCCACGGCAACTTTGGTTCGCTGGATGACGGCCCGGCAGCACCGCGATACACCGAAGCGCGCCTGCAGGCGTCCGCGATCGCGATGACGGACGATCTCGATGAAGACGTTGTCGACTTCGTGCCGAACTACGACAATTCCACAACCCAGCCCGAGGTCCTTCCTGCGGCCTTCCCGAATCTTTTGGTGAATGGCGCGAGCGGTATCGCTGTCGGCATGGCCACCAACATGGCTCCGCACAACCTCGTCGAGGTCGTGGGGGCAGCGCGGCACCTGCTGGCTCACCCCGACGCAACGCTCGAAGAACTCATGCAGTTCGTGCCCGGCCCCGACCTCCCCACCGGCGGCAGAATCATCGGCCTCAGCGGCGTGAAAGACGCCTACGCTAATGGCCGTGGTGCCTTCAAGACCCGCGCCACTGTGGCGGTGGAGTCGATCACGGCCCGCAAGATGGGTCTCGTGGTCACCGAGTTGCCATACTTGGTCGGCCCCGAACGCGTTATTGAGAAAATCAAAGACGGCGTCAACAACAAGAAGATCGTTGGCATCTCTGACGTTACTGACCTCACCGACCGAAATCACGGGCTGCGTCTCGTTATCGGCATCAAAACCGGCTTCAGCCCGGATGCTGTGCTCGAGCAGCTTTACCGTTTGACTCCGCTCGAAGATAACTTCAGCATTAACGCCGTGACGCTCGTCGACGGTCGCCCTCAGACCCTCGGCCTGAAGGCGCTCCTAGAGGTCTTCTTGAAGCACCGTTTGCAGGTCGTCACGCGTCGCAGCAAGTTCCGTCTTGCTCGTCACCTCGAACGCCTGCACTTGGTTGAAGGCTTGCTCATTGCAATCGTTGACATCGACGAAGTCATACAGGTCATTCGCCAGAGTGACGACAGCGATCAGGCTCGCACGCGCCTGCGCGAAGTCTTTGATCTGAGCGAATTGCAAGCCGAGTACATTCTCGAGCTGCGCCTGCGCCGCCTCACCAAATTCAGCCGCATTGAGCTGGAAGCCGAGGCAGAGAAGCTTCGGGCCGAGATCGCTCGACTTCAGGCCTTGCTCGCCGATGACACTCTCATCCGAGCACTCGTCGGAAACGAACTCGACGCCGTGGCGGAGAAATTTGGAACCCCGCGACGCACGCTGCTGACAGAAGCTCCTGCCTCCATCGCCACAACATCACGTGCAGCTGCGCGCAAGAACCAGCCTGTGCTTGAGATCGCCGACGAGCCGTGCCTGGTGCTGCTCTCGACAACGGGACGAATCATTCGCGTCGGAATCAGCGAGGGCGACACCGTTTTGGCCGGGTCGCGTCGATCGAAGCACGACGCTATCCGTTCGCGCGTGACAACGACAAGCCGCACTGAGATCGGTGCGATCACCAACCGCGGCCGACTCATCCGCTTTACTGCAATAGACCTGCCCAACGTGCCGACGAGTTCTGTTCAGCTCGGTGCCGGCGCCAAGATTAGCGAGTACTTAACACTCGACAAGAAAGAGCGTGTGTTGGCGATTGTGTCGCTTGAGAGTGACCAGCCCATTGCTCTCGCTACCCGCCAAGGAACCGTCAAACGCGTCACACCGGGCGTCTGGCCGTCAAAACCGGACTTCGAGATTATCTCACTCAAGCCGGGAGACGAACTCGTGGGTGCGGCTCACAGCGCCGACGACGCAGAACTAACGTTTGTCACCTCCGACACCCAGCTGCTGCACTTTGCGGCCTCAGCTGTGCGCCCACAGGGGCTCAGCGCGGGCGGCATGGCTGGTGTGCGGGTCAACGCTGGTGCCGAAGTGATCTTCTTCGACGCACTGGATGCGGACTCTGAAAACGTCGCTGTCACGATCTCGGGCTCGAGCGTCACCATCCCGGGCACAGATCCTGGTCGGGTGAAGCTCAGCGAGTTTTCTCAGTTCCCGGCCAAGGGTCGCGGCACAGGTGGAGTTCGCGCCCATTCGCTGCTCAAGGGCGAAGACGTACTCACTCTCGCCTGGGTTGGCGCTGTGCCAGCAACGGCCGTCGGACTGGATGGTGCCGTGCGCCAACTCCCGACCGAACGCACCAAGCGAGACGGCTCGGGTATACCGCTCGACAGCGTCATCGGATCCATCGGCACTACGCCGTAG
- a CDS encoding RNA polymerase sigma factor — protein sequence MATRTKAAESAPAAKKAPAKAAAKAGTSSKAAAAVEEVATDAEGAASTTTKATAKKATTTKSTAAASAAKKPAAKKPATRTKKAAAAAAAEIVEADGEESKAEDEQEEKSTSKDEALPTGALVLSLVDDEDEVPVYSAAITGATADPVKDYLKQIGKVALLNAAQEVELAMRIEAGLFAEDKLSQMAPGEVRSTLGRELQWVAKDGQRAKSHLLGANLRLVVSLAKRYTGRGMQFLDLIQEGNLGLIRAVEKFDYTKGFKFSTYATWWIRQAITRAMADQARTIRIPVHMVEVINKLARVQRQMLQDLGREPTPEELSRELDMTPEKVVEVQKYGREPISLHTPLGEDGDSEFGDLIEDTEAVVPADAVGFTMLQKQLESLLDSLSEREAGVIRMRFGLGDGMPKTLDQIGDTFGVTRERIRQIESKTMAKLRHPSRSQSLRDYLE from the coding sequence ATGGCGACCCGAACGAAGGCTGCAGAGTCCGCACCCGCAGCAAAGAAGGCTCCTGCTAAAGCAGCTGCCAAGGCTGGCACGAGCAGTAAAGCTGCCGCTGCAGTCGAAGAAGTAGCGACCGACGCTGAAGGCGCCGCGAGCACAACTACCAAGGCAACGGCTAAGAAGGCTACGACGACGAAGTCGACTGCCGCTGCGTCGGCTGCCAAGAAGCCGGCCGCAAAAAAGCCAGCGACTAGGACCAAGAAGGCGGCTGCGGCAGCAGCCGCCGAGATTGTTGAAGCAGACGGCGAAGAGTCGAAAGCCGAAGACGAGCAGGAAGAAAAGTCAACGAGCAAAGACGAAGCATTGCCTACAGGCGCGCTCGTGCTCTCGCTCGTCGACGATGAAGACGAAGTTCCTGTCTACTCAGCGGCCATCACGGGCGCTACGGCTGACCCGGTCAAGGACTACCTGAAGCAAATCGGTAAGGTCGCGCTGCTCAACGCTGCTCAAGAAGTTGAGCTCGCCATGCGTATCGAAGCCGGTCTGTTTGCTGAAGACAAGCTCTCCCAGATGGCCCCCGGCGAAGTGCGTTCGACCCTCGGTCGCGAGCTCCAGTGGGTAGCAAAAGACGGTCAGCGCGCCAAGAGCCACTTGCTCGGCGCTAACCTCCGCCTTGTTGTATCGCTTGCAAAGCGTTACACCGGTCGCGGCATGCAATTTCTCGACCTCATTCAAGAGGGCAACCTGGGCCTGATCCGTGCAGTCGAGAAATTCGACTACACCAAGGGCTTCAAGTTCTCTACCTACGCAACGTGGTGGATCCGTCAGGCTATCACCCGCGCAATGGCCGACCAGGCTCGCACGATTCGTATCCCTGTGCACATGGTCGAGGTCATTAACAAGCTCGCTCGTGTTCAGCGCCAGATGCTTCAGGACCTCGGTCGCGAACCTACTCCTGAAGAGCTGTCACGCGAACTCGACATGACGCCTGAAAAGGTCGTCGAAGTTCAGAAGTATGGCCGCGAACCCATTTCGCTTCACACGCCGCTTGGTGAAGATGGTGACAGCGAATTCGGTGACCTCATCGAAGACACTGAAGCAGTAGTACCAGCGGATGCTGTGGGCTTCACGATGCTGCAGAAGCAGCTTGAGAGCCTCCTCGATTCCCTCTCGGAGCGCGAAGCCGGAGTTATCCGCATGCGCTTCGGTCTCGGTGACGGAATGCCGAAAACTCTCGACCAGATCGGTGACACGTTCGGGGTAACTCGCGAACGCATCCGTCAGATCGAGTCCAAGACGATGGCTAAATTGCGCCACCCGTCACGCTCGCAGTCACTACGCGACTACCTCGAATAG